The following proteins are co-located in the Theropithecus gelada isolate Dixy chromosome 19, Tgel_1.0, whole genome shotgun sequence genome:
- the LOC112612838 gene encoding iron-sulfur cluster assembly 1 homolog, mitochondrial-like isoform X1 encodes MAKMSASLIQATVQAVSKRKLPTWATLTLTPPAVNKIKQLLKDKPEHLGVKVSVPTRGSNGLSYTLEYTKIKGDSDEVIQDGVRVFIKKKAKLTLLGTEMDYVEDKLSSEFVFNNPNIKGTCGCIESFNI; translated from the exons ATGGCGAAGATGTCAGCTTCCTTAATCCAGGCAACTGTCCAGGCTGTGAGCAAGAGGAAACTGCCCACCTGGGCCACCCTCACCCTGACACCTCCAGCAGTAAACAAGATAAAACAACTTCTTAAAGATaagc ctGAGCATCTAGGTGTAAAAGTCAGTGTCCCAACCAGGGGCTCTAATGGCCTTTCTTATactctagaatatacaaagataAAAGGAGATTCTGATGAagttattcaagatggagtcagaGTATTcatcaaaaagaaagcaaagctaACACTTTTAGGAACAGAAATGGACTATGTTGAAGACAAATTATCCAGTGAGTTTGTGTTCAATAACCCAAACATCAAAGGGACTTGTGGCTGTATAGAAAGCTTTAATATTTGA
- the LOC112612838 gene encoding iron-sulfur cluster assembly 1 homolog, mitochondrial-like isoform X2, whose protein sequence is MAKMSASLIQATVQAVSKRKLPTWATLTLTPPAVNKIKQLLKDKPDKPEHLGVKVSVPTRGSNGLSYTLEYTKIKGDSDEVIQDGVRVFIKKKAKLTLLGTEMDYVEDKLSSEFVFNNPNIKGTCGCIESFNI, encoded by the exons ATGGCGAAGATGTCAGCTTCCTTAATCCAGGCAACTGTCCAGGCTGTGAGCAAGAGGAAACTGCCCACCTGGGCCACCCTCACCCTGACACCTCCAGCAGTAAACAAGATAAAACAACTTCTTAAAGATaagcctg ataagcctGAGCATCTAGGTGTAAAAGTCAGTGTCCCAACCAGGGGCTCTAATGGCCTTTCTTATactctagaatatacaaagataAAAGGAGATTCTGATGAagttattcaagatggagtcagaGTATTcatcaaaaagaaagcaaagctaACACTTTTAGGAACAGAAATGGACTATGTTGAAGACAAATTATCCAGTGAGTTTGTGTTCAATAACCCAAACATCAAAGGGACTTGTGGCTGTATAGAAAGCTTTAATATTTGA